AGAAGGCCGACTTCCTCACCGCCGCCGCCGGCATCGTCGACAGCGGCCGCCTCACCCTCGGCCCCTACACCCGCCGCCTCGAAACGGCCTTCACCGCGACCGCCGGCACCCAGTACGCGATCGCGGTCTCCTCCGGCACCACCGCCATCGAGATCACCCTGCGCGCCCTCGGCCTCACCGGCGCCGACATCCTCGTCCCCGCGAACACCAACTACGCCACCGCCGAAGCCGTCCTGCGTGCCGGTGCCCGCCCGGTCCTGTACGACGCCGGACTCGCCGCCACCCTCGACGCGATCGACGCCGCCCGCACCCCGGCCACTCGCGCCGTCATCCTCGTCCACCTCGGCGGCCACATCACCCCCGACCTCGACAAGATCACCGACTACTGCACCACCCACAACCTCCTGGTCGTCGAAGACGCCGCCCACGCCCACGGCTCCAGCACCGGTGGCCGCCCGGCCGGTTCCCTCGGCGCCGCCGCCGCGTTCTCCACCTTCGCCACCAAGATCCTCACCACCGGCGAAGGCGGCCTCATCACCACCGACGACCCCCACCTCGCCGACCTTGCCCGCCAGTACCGCGACCAGGGCAAGAACGAGGACGGCCACAACACGGTCTTCGGCAGCGCCTGGCGCCTGCCCGAACTCTCCGCCGCCCTCGGCCTCGTCCAGCTCACCACCACCCCCACCCCCATGCAGCGCGCCCACGACCTCCTGCGCACCTACGCCCAGCGCATCCGCCACCCCCAGGTCTCCGTCCCCTTCGAACCCGGACACCGTTACAGCGGCCACAAGGCGATCATCCAACTCCCCAGCCGCACCCTGCGCGACCACCTGCGCCGCCACCTCACTGCGGCCGGAATCACCCCGGCCCGCGGCGTCTATGACAACCCCCTCCACCACCAGCCTGCCCTCGGCCTCACCGGCGCCTATCCCCTCGCCGATCACTTCGCCGACACCCATCTGTGCCTGCCCCTGTGGCTCGGTCTCACGCCCGACCAGCAGCATCGCGTCATCGACACCGTCAACGCCTGGAACCCGCCCGCCGCGTGATCCTTGTCCGGCCGTCAGCGGCCGGACAAGGACAACTCCGAGCCGATACAGCTGGACGGCCCCCG
The nucleotide sequence above comes from Streptomyces kaniharaensis. Encoded proteins:
- a CDS encoding DegT/DnrJ/EryC1/StrS family aminotransferase, with protein sequence MIPPFRTEFTTAQKADFLTAAAGIVDSGRLTLGPYTRRLETAFTATAGTQYAIAVSSGTTAIEITLRALGLTGADILVPANTNYATAEAVLRAGARPVLYDAGLAATLDAIDAARTPATRAVILVHLGGHITPDLDKITDYCTTHNLLVVEDAAHAHGSSTGGRPAGSLGAAAAFSTFATKILTTGEGGLITTDDPHLADLARQYRDQGKNEDGHNTVFGSAWRLPELSAALGLVQLTTTPTPMQRAHDLLRTYAQRIRHPQVSVPFEPGHRYSGHKAIIQLPSRTLRDHLRRHLTAAGITPARGVYDNPLHHQPALGLTGAYPLADHFADTHLCLPLWLGLTPDQQHRVIDTVNAWNPPAA